From the genome of Nicotiana sylvestris chromosome 2, ASM39365v2, whole genome shotgun sequence, one region includes:
- the LOC138885683 gene encoding uncharacterized protein — protein MTFESSILGNLEPRKVRGPTLLKDIWKLPPGKVVDVPFNNRNQAIGEKDDWRNFDKEEKKKLVDFVRKFSIPRRGEAYVLKSLEKPSRILRDLWSGLVSYWLSDKAKRRSQANRNNRANQKMPHTGGSKSIATLMDEQAVNGIEPTRAQVFTLTHTKRRDGKPLDDDSIKAMVLAANSGHERVPKISRIPNVAENTSMSYGTTHLYPSFSSFFKPYSSSPFFLTLIFFFISD, from the exons ATGACCTTTGAATCTTCTATTCTAGGTAATTTGGAGCCAAGAAAGGTTCGTGGGCCTACTTTACTAAAAGATATTTGGAAACTTCCTCCGGGGAAGGTAGTTGATGTGCCGTTTAATAATCGTAACCAAGCTATTGGGGAAAAAG ATGATTGGAGAAATTTTGACAAGGAGGAAAAGAAGAAATTGGTGGATTTTGTGAGG aagttCTCTATCCCAAGACGAGGAGAAGCTTATGTCCTAAAGTCACTAGAAAA ACCAAGTCGCATACTGAGGGATCTATGGAGTGGTCTTGTCTCTTATTGGCTTTCAGATAAAGCTAAG AGGCGTTCCCAAGCAAATAGAAATAATAGGGCCAATCAAAAGATGCCTCACACAGGAGGATCCAAAAGTATTGCTACCTTGATGGATGAGCAG GCTGTAAATGGGATAGAGCCTACACGAGCACAAGTTTTCACATTAACTCATACAAAACGTAGGGATGGTAAACCACTGGATGATGATTCTATCAAAGCAATG GTCTTAGCTGCAAATAGTGGCCATGAACGAGTACCAAAAATATCAAGGATACCTAATGTTGCTGAAAATACTTCAATGTCTTATGGTACTACTCATCTTTATCCTTCG TTTTCTTCCTTCTTCAAACCTTATTCATCTTCACCTTTCTTCTTGACTCTAATATTCTTCTTCATCTCTGATTAA